In Fusobacterium sp. SYSU M8D902, the following proteins share a genomic window:
- the nuoE gene encoding NADH-quinone oxidoreductase subunit NuoE yields the protein MICKDNIGFKELEEYISTFEDKKSSLIIILHRAQEIFGYIPEEVQEFIAERIGVPVSKVYGVVSFYNFFSMVPKGKYPISVCTGTACYVRGAEKILEALQKELGIKLGQVTENGLFSLDSLRCVGACGLAPVMLIGKDVHGKVKPEDIKGIIEKYREKEMQ from the coding sequence ATGATATGTAAGGATAATATTGGATTTAAAGAATTGGAGGAATATATATCTACATTTGAAGACAAGAAAAGTTCACTAATCATAATACTTCATAGAGCCCAAGAGATTTTTGGGTACATACCTGAAGAGGTTCAGGAGTTTATAGCAGAAAGGATAGGAGTTCCAGTATCAAAAGTATATGGAGTAGTAAGTTTTTATAACTTTTTTTCAATGGTTCCTAAGGGAAAATACCCTATATCAGTTTGTACAGGAACAGCTTGTTATGTAAGAGGAGCAGAAAAAATACTGGAAGCACTTCAAAAAGAATTAGGAATAAAGTTGGGACAGGTAACAGAAAATGGATTATTTTCTTTAGATTCTTTGAGATGTGTAGGAGCTTGCGGATTGGCACCTGTAATGCTCATAGGAAAAGATGTTCATGGAAAGGTAAAGCCAGAGGATATAAAGGGAATAATAGAGAAATATAGAGAAAAAGAGATGCAGTAG